The genome window AGTGTTTGCACCGAATAATAAACATCACGAGGAACTTATAGTGCGCAATGCTGCGGAGATGAAGCGACTGAGTAGATCCTACCAGggttttgttattgtttgctCTCTCATGTGGATGACGTATCCAATGATGATTCGGTTTTTGGGCGAAGAAGTGCACTTCGCCATGTATTGGCCGTTCAGCACCGATAAACTTCCAGTGTAAGTACCTGGGTTGGATTGTTTCAGATGCGATTGGGCAGTAATTAAtgacaataatattaagaacctccatttataaattttatttaaacaaactgaTTGCGAAAATGTTATGCCAGATAAGGTATAaagattgaaattaatttcaacatctCCGGTCAAAAGGGACTCGGAGAAACTGCATTTTTGTACTCTGGTGAGGTCATGGTATTTCTTTGATTAAGACCGCTTGTTTATGCTAAGTAAAAGTAACGTCAGTCTAAAAtgctgaaattataaattaaaatgtatcttgTTCAGGTTTGTATTCGCGATTGTGTATATAAAGATCATGGTGCATTGGGTATCGCTATGTACGGCAGCTATGGACTGCATTGTAGTTGGCTTCTACATGCAAGCGCAACTACAATTGCAAATGTTAAAGTACAATTTCATGTATGTAGCGGATTCAGAAGAAGAGATCTATGATGAAGATAATGATAAATTTGAAGTGAAAATATACAGAGATTTGGAGAGTACACGATTTGAGAATTTGTACCGCAAGCGATTGATCATGTGCATAAAACGTCAACAACTGATTTTATGGTAAGGTAATCCTTTTTTacgacaaaaatattacgCAAAGTAGATTAAATAGGTATAGGTAGTTCTAAAAGACGTCGACGCGTGGCATGACCGTCCTAAACTTAACATCGgagtgatatatttttaacaaggttgcatatagtttttaaagtaaatgcTATGTTGATGTAGTTACTtgctaataaattatttttaatattttttcctcaCGCAGGTTAGTGGATGAAGTTGAATCAATATTTGGATCATCAATGGTTCTGCAATTCTTAGTCATGGCCTGGATCATCTGTATGAccgtttacaaaataattggcGTATGTTTATCATGTTATTatcgaattaaataataacctaacctaacttttaatgaagtaaaaaaaatgagacTGACTGAGGCTCTAATAGAAGACAGAGACTGAAATGTCAAATGTAACAACATTCTTATTTAAGGATGTActctaaaatagaaaaaaaagattgaaCAAAAAAGTGCAAGCAAGTGTGATTTGAACTCAGTCTTTACACTACAACTTTTCAGAATTTCATCCCTCACTTCCACTATGTGTTTTGCACCGATGTAATACGAGTATACCCTATAATACTCTAAGGAAGTATacgaattaaatgaaaaaatggtTCAGTTTTTTAGTCTCTAAGCAGTCACAATggatttaacataaaaaacaaacatacgaacaaaaaaacattaccctgtatgtcagtcgggtaaatcttatatatagggtgtctcagtaagagtgcactttttaaaattggaatattttttttttcgtgcaAGTGGCAAGTCTGAAATTTTACAGTTGTCACCTCTGTTTATtccgattattaaaaaaggtgcGCTTTTCGAAAGAACAACGCGTTATAATTGTgaaaacttattacaaaaatgggGAAAATTACAGCCGAGAAAGTGCACCTAATTTGTCAACCATTCGAAGAGTGGTCAAAAAATTGATATGATAATAAGAATCCTTTGCGTCAACGTACCGGTCGGTCTCTGAAAACATTGCTGCTGTAAATGAGAGTGTCGCTGAAAATCCGAAAACATCAATACAACATCGTTCTCAACAACTTTAAATAAGTCATTTTCTCCGATGATCGTCGTGAATACACAAAATTGTCGAATTTGGGACTCATAAAATTCTCATGCAATCCATGAGAAACAAATGCACCCCACAACGAGTAACTGCCTGGTGCGGATTTTGGTCAGGCGGCGTGATTGGACCttacttttttgaaaatgagGCCGAAATTGCAGTGACTGTGAACGGCATTCGTTACAGGAATATGATAACGGACTCCTTGTGGCCTCAACAGAACGGTATGAATCTGGACAACATGTTGTTTCAGCAGGACGGCGCAACCTGCCACAACGCGAATGAAACAATCGACTTATTGCAGCAACGATTTCcagaaaacattatttcacgAAATTCTGATGACAACTGGCCACCAAGATCAtgcgatttttttctttggggTTTTGTGAAATCTCGGGTTTATGCGAATAAACCCGAAACAATTCCTGAACTCTGATCGGAAATCTAACGCGTCATCGGTGAGATACAGCCACATATCTGTGCAAAAGTCATGGAAAAATTCATGAAAAGAGTAATGGCCTGTCATCGGAGCCGTGGTGGTCATTTGccagatttttaattccatactTAATCGGAACATGTCttctttacaatacaataaaaatatcacaactctgtcataaaatacttgtttttattttaaaatgaaaaagtgcactcttactgagacaccctacatttacatctatatattatataaaagaaagtcgtgttagttacactatttataactcaagatcggtggaactgatttagctgaaaattgatggggaggtagcttagaactaggagacgaacataggaactttttttatcttgtgtgcattttttttattccgtgcggacggagtcgcgggtaaaagctagtattgaaTAAATCCGGTAATATGATGTTAATTTTCAGTTGAAGGTAATGTCAATGGAGtttgttacaatgtttttgtatttgggCTGTGTATTGctacaattatttatcttttgctACTACGGAACACAACTTAAATATGAGGTAAGTGAATTGTAGTGCTGAGGTAACTTAAAGGTCTTTCTGTCATGGCTAAGAATTAGTTATACCTGCTGTTAATTGAAAGATagaaagaaaagattttattaacacaaaaaagatcaaactaaaaacaataatgttatcatcattagctcactatacgtcctcacacggggctcggagtctaccccaagttaggggtgactattACCTTatactaacataaaattacacatatctgaataattaatcttaatgtATAGTTATCATTTATggtatttattaactttgtgAGAAAAAGAAGGAAAGGGAATTCAAGATAAAGTCATATTAGTTGAATGTATCAATACTTCACGCCTCCACAGAGTGAATTTGTGAATCAATCTATCTACGAGTCCGATTGGCCGGCGGTGTCGCCGCGGCTGCGTCGGCCGCTGCTCATCATGATGGAGCGCTGCTACCGGCCAATTGCACCCTGCATAGCATACATCGTTCCCATGTCGCTCGATACTTTTATATCTGTGAGAATTACATTTCTAATACATTAATAGTTCCACAATTAGAttagtaatgaaaatattgctCATCCGTTTTTTGTTTCTGCTAAAGGATCATCCATTAATCACGTGATGTTTTTATCAACTTACCCTTTGACCCCCACCCTATACCTAAAATCACGTGTATTTTCAATTCCTACTATTAGCTTGCTCAtcgactatatttttttatatatcgagACTCTCGATTCGAGAGTCTCGAGACTTTTTCGCGGCGATCACGTTAGAAAATTTACCGCGTTCGCGGAATACGTTTTTGTGTGATATCAATTGTATGAGATGTATGAGACTGTGGGGTTATGTTTTAAGATTTAGGATTTAAAAAGTGAATTTATGCGTACACTAGGTGTGCAAGTTCTTAACACTTCTACTATAAAGAATGTTGAAACGATAATATAAGACACCAACTTAATTAGAATAGGTCGGATACCGTGAACAGTCAAACATTTAGTTGTGAATTGGTCACAATTTCTATGCCCGCAAAATGTGAAACCGCAAGTAACGGAATCGCAAGTAAGGAGAATTTACTTTCTTCCATCATCGCAGAACGTctgatattgtttttgtaattacgtttgaatatattttttggaacgTTATTTAGAAGCAAAGTTCGTAATTATGatgttagtatttttaaaatacttttggaTCGAATATCCAtgatcagaagtgggataggatccacGTGATTCTATCCAGTGTGCTCCCTCGGAGTTGTTGcgtgttttaaatttcagtgAAATAAGTgcaaagtataaaaatgttaaatctgGTCTATCCTTCTGTACGAATGTGAGGCTTGCACAATATAAGAAGACTTCAGGAAACATATTGAAGTGTTCGAAATTAGGCATATAGGCGGATGTTGGCCATAAGCTGGACttacaaagtaaaacaaaaaataataacaatttggTTTTGAAAACTAATCAACGCCTACCTAAGTAAAGCGACCTAGAAGCGGGGGAAAGTTTTTGATCGCGAGCTTTTTCAATTTGACTGGTTACTTGGTGTCAATTCCTTTACAAAACCAAAGGAGAATTAACGCTGAATGGTATGCTACCAATCATTTAAACTGTAAACAAGGTGTCTGCGGCAACTGGAAAAAGTGTTACGAAAACTGGTTCAGACTCATGAAACTATGTATAGAGGCTGGTGGAGAGTACTTTGAAAAggtgtaataaaaacatgtttacctatggaacattttttttagtgtcgCAAAACTTTCAGAGTTTCCCACGTATAAAAtaaggtttatttattaaattttgtcatCAGTCATATAATAAACACACGTGATGTTTCGTGATTTTTTCGGAACCCTTCTCCCCATTTAGAGACTTATGTGATAAATGGATAGTCTCCAGCAAAGACGATACGTACAGCTACCGCCTAGTTTTGTCATTGTTGTTATGTTGTTCATGTTAGAAATATATACCCCATATCTATTTAATTGGATTGCTCCAAATTTGAATCAATTGAAGTGCTTCATTGCTTACGAAAAATATAATGCAGCTTAACAGAAAGCAATTATTTCTAACaaaatttcgtttttttttcagatagtGAAATCAGCATATTCTTTATACACATTTTTGGACCagagttaaatttataattgtagtcacataaatgaaaatgctatatattacagtatttttatttacatttcttatCATGCTTATAGTTTAGAATTAGCAAGGTTACATTTTTGCTTTGATCcaatttgcatttaattagcaaacattctaaaatacattacaaataaaatatgtagaatTTGAGATGTTTTATTTGACACCCTTTTTGATTATTCTATGACCCCCAAACTGCAGTAAGTTTATACACGTCACCTACAAGATTTTCAAACAGTCCACATTGGATACTTTACTCTTTTAACTATCctacaaaattgttttatgtcACATTAAAAGAAGCAATATTGTACATggatttattacgtttatacATTTGTTcattcttcttttttataactatcGGATAgcaattttaacagtggtagatcccgcaacaacgaTATTTGTTGGGTACACGAATGGGcggggtcgaccggtgaaagaccacgaccacacagaagacaggcgtcaagtggaagcggTTCGcattttgtctgatgagtatGGTGCTGAACGCCTAATtctagtcctctttcccttcccacccttttctaatTAGGAAAAGATGGGATGGGGAAATGCGGAAGAGGCGACGcttaggaaggggaaatatcctttttctgtgcgtccccttctccgttgaatAAAGGTAGGAGGTCTATGGGCATCGGTCGCCTCGCTACTTCGGCGAAtacaggtggccgtttgctcgtttgccaccttttgatataaaaaaaataccgagATATCTTACTCCGCATGTAATTATGTTGGAAAAACGGAAACTAAATTATCCAAGAGATAAATTCAAGAAGTAAATACATCCTCGTATAGTTATCCTTATATAACACCGTGTTTGGTCGAATCCAACCTCGAGAAAGtcaaaaaagaaagaaaaaaaatgtcgttCACAAGATTTAAAGGAACCTCTGCCTATAACCGGTCATAGTAACAAGGAAAGTTGTAgccttttcatttataataaggaattagctttttttttgatatttcatttattgttGATAACTAGTATTAAAGCACAAAGACATTTGGGGTTTGATCCATTAAAACTGATGAAAGTAGAGTTCTGGGATCTCCGAGTAGCCGTAAATGTACAAAAGGTTCGTGAATATAGTCAAGCGTTTAGGCCGGTTACAAAAAGAgcaataattgtaaattgtagacaattatttatttaaattttactatatgttattttaaacttacactacactgtattaaaaatatttaatattctcaatttcttaaaaaagacTGAATACATGTTACTCATGAGTGTTTCGCCAATGAAAACtcacagtaaatatttttaattagacgtTTGCTAAtttgatgtaataaaacatgtgttcgtaattttaaaacttaatcgGTACAGTCTGTTATGGCGTTGTAAAGCGCTAACTGCTTATTATGAAGACTCATTGCTGTTATAGGGTTAACGCGGACACGTCAACTCCTCGTCCAACCGGTATCGTCCAACCTCGCGTTCTCTCCGGCATCCACTCGTTACTACCTCGTTGTCGCAGATGGAGCGTGATATAtggatataaatttgttagcAAAACGTTGTGTCATTTTCCCTTGCTCGGGTGGACTGAACACAGTCCACGAAGTGTCAGCGCGGCACCAACTCGCCATCAACCCGATATGAACATCAACCCGATACAAGAATAAATGACGTATTGcagttttatatcttataattCCTTTCAATCGGCGAGGTCGAGGCGGCGACGAGTGAACACCGCGGCAAACGCGAGGCTGTGCCGGTTGGATAAGGAGTAGAGCAATGCGCGTtaaccttaattttaaatggtatACTACTTCTTGTTTAAACTAATAGAGAAAAATTTCCTTttctacataaaataataaatgttttactgttcatattattatttatattactatttatacaggatgttaattttattcttaataaaacagaatatgtgcattatattttatctcatagataaatttttacctaaatatttaagtataagaaataaatgctacttatgtatgtacatacttTAGTGggcgatatattttatactccACATAAAGTGTAGTATCTCTTAGATAAATTGTCTATAGTTAAGGGTTTGGGTTGGAACAAGAGGGTCTATGACGAATTTTCGTGATATGCgtttcgtaacgtcatcgactaaatatatcaaaatttgtatCAGATGTGTTATTTTGCTTTGAGTCCGGCGCTGCACAAttctaatacaaaatttgTCGATGATGAAAACGTTACCACGAATAAAGGGCActcaaatattacatacatataattgGTTATTGTTAACGGAAATTTATGCTATCCCTCATTATATACAATTTCTAGTAAATGTAACTAATTCTTAAAATTGCACGGAAATGTgttatatacttaatattaaacacatTTCCTaagattttctaaaataacaatgGATACATTTCCTAAACAACAATCGGAAATTTAATAGCAAAttttttgaatgttttcttcaGTGATAGACGACCACTACAATAGCAGGGGAGACGAAGCGGAGATTTTTGGATTCACTCGAGCGTGGCAGTCAAATATAAGGTTATCTACCCAAGTCAGCCAGCCAACCAAGCCAGCTGTAAATCAGCCGTTGTCAGTCGAGTAATGTTACCACAAATTAAACGTTCCACAAATAGCCGCACTTTTACGATAGCCAGTCAAATTACTAAGTAAAAAATCGGTTATAAATACTGAAGCCCGTCAGATTGAGACAGGTGAGTTAATTACAAATAGGAAAGTctgtatttcaaattttagcCCGCTCGATATTGTCAAGGTGACGTTTTTATCCTTGCAACCTTGTGATTCTGCTATTTCATTATGTACTATTCAAATTGACagataattgaaatttagaCTTTTCGGCTTGTGATTATAAACACCCTGTCTCAAACTGACGAGCTGGACCATTTAcaacaatagattttttacacTTAGTATCTTGATTGGCAGCCCTGAACGCGCGGCCTAATTTGGAGCGTTTCATTTGTACAAGGTGTACTTGATTGGGTGCTAAGTGTCCCCTTAAGTTTTACTGCCATGCTCGAGTAAATCCCAAATACCCGCTTCGCCTCCCCTACAAGGGTCGTTACcactttaacattttctttaccGCGTTTGAAACccatttattttcaagttgGTGATTATCATGTTGTAAAAGTTAAACATCAAGTTCTGTTCTGAGTGctctttttgatttaatttaaaaaaggtgTAATATAGTAATGATGATctcgttttattatttgtatatcttACACTAATTATCATATTTTGCAAAGCAATCATAGCATTTCATaatcgtttattttaatatgtggCTGTTAAAATCTTCTGTGATATTCAACGTATGTTGTTACATcctgtatataataaatatcgtTCTTGGTTAGTGTGTAAATTGTCTTTAGTAATTCAGACACTGTTGATGTAAAAACATTGTTGCTTTTTCTTGAATACAGTAACAATGAAAagtaactttgacagttttaaaccacatttcaaatatttggtGTTGACGGGAACTTATAAAATGATGGATAAGCCAACCTCTAAAATGAAAGAAACTTTATATACATGTTATCGGATATTTGTTTCTGttactttctttatttttttgtcacaACATGTTATACGTCTCGTTCAGGcaagtttaattaacattaataaactaGATCAAAGATAAGTGAGCTTCTATCAATCTTGCTTGATAGGGTAATGTGCTTCGCTGGATGTAAGTTGTTTATGGGTTTATGGGTTATTTATTGTTGGTTTTGTCACCTCCTATAACACCTCCTACAATCTAAATGACTGAAtagattttaaagataaaagtgTCATTTAATTAGAATTCTTTagctgtattttatttcagattcGAAACAACGTTGaagaagtaataaatacattgtacGTGTTTCTTACACTTTTGAACTCGGTGTGCAAATTGTTCATTCTCAATATTCGA of Papilio machaon chromosome 6, ilPapMach1.1, whole genome shotgun sequence contains these proteins:
- the LOC106714738 gene encoding odorant receptor 22b-like, which translates into the protein MCIKRQQLILWLVDEVESIFGSSMVLQFLVMAWIICMTVYKIIGLKVMSMEFVTMFLYLGCVLLQLFIFCYYGTQLKYESEFVNQSIYESDWPAVSPRLRRPLLIMMERCYRPIAPCIAYIVPMSLDTFISIVKSAYSLYTFLDQS